tgtaggaggttacatcgttcaaacccctcgtttatcccggcactagccaggataaaggaggggggatgctgagagctcactagagcgagggcttttaacccaatgttgcaatgctgcaattttgggaacagctccatctagtgaccaaaaatgggtagtattataaattagaaataatttataatatttcctggactcgtgcaaaaaaataaaaaaaatttgaacaatgtttaatcacccacacactaaatgtttaatttttaaaaaaaaaacatgtttttctggcaacacattccctttaagctgcactatctggatgtacaaattacactggatgagggccgtattgtgacagacatttacaccaaaTCAACtgactaaaaataattttttaattttagctttcaacccaaatcagcacaaaaataaaatttcacaaagccaactacatagtgatagaaaatgcagcagaacttcgcatataaatgagacggatatgtgagaggcagatagatagggcgtgctctagcaaagtaaaaaatgagccccccattactttatttttctgatctgaaatgccaagatacaatcccgttagtaagccctaaatatacacctcgtgcaatgagccataatacaattgtggggatcagaccttaaccacttcctgccgcagccattttgaatttttttatttttgttctttcctcctcaccttccaaaagccacaacttttttatttttctgttgatatatccatatgagggcttgatttttgcaggacgagttgtagtttttcatggcaccatttattgtactaatgaaatgggaaactgaaagaactttctttgtggggtgaaaaaggaaaaaaacagatttctccattgttttttgggtttagtttttatagagatcaccgcgcggttttgtttcgccattatctgagagccatacgttttgttttctttccgtcgctgcagccgtgtgagggcttgtttttttgtggcacgagctgtcgtttttattggttcatgagactttttgatcatcttttattccattgtttgtgggagatgagatgaccaaaaaacagtgattctgccctcgacattttttgtttgttttaatgcattcaccatgtgggttaaataatgttatattgttatagctctgacttttacggacgtggcaatacaagttatgttaatttactttttttacattgcttttttttaaactttaaatattttaactttatatataaacttaatttaactgtattttactttctttacttgccctctaggggacttaaaccagcaatcattggatcgcttgcaggatatactgcaatactaatgtattgcagtatatcgtgttctttacctgctcttattaagccttgccaggggtgctaagatggcagacctgagggcctacattagtcctccaagatgcaatgacaaccatcggcaccccgcaatcgcaggggggcaatgggccgtcagagatggccacccccatctttctaatggcttagttacCGCAGTTACTAGTGAgctcagcatctaaggggttaaacgagtgggatcgtagtaatctacgatttcgctcgtcgcagtgaactttcagttgtaacatacaaccaacaccagcaaattatGGAGTGACCTCAGTCCGTGacaccactccatacttccctcctggcctacaccgtatatatacacgttGGTTGTCGTGGAAGGGGCTAGGCAGCATTGAAGGGTTATGCTGCTATAAAGCAGATCTTCCCTTACAAAAACTAATGACGTTTTGGCAACCAAAGGTGCCCCCCTCAGCATcagagccccatagcagcttctatggctactagggctatagttatgtcCATGTACAGGGGGAAGATTTGATAGTAACACTACAGGTGATGTATTATCACAGTATACATCTAGTATTAGGATAAAATAGAATGACGTACCAGTCCCCAGACATTAGTAGATACGGGTCACTAAGCAAATCATGGTGGTTCCAAGTACCAGCCTCAGGACCAACACCTACaagaggaggagagagaataaggaggttaaaacgtggccaggtgcggtggattcactgcttgtacacaatgcatcttgaaggggttatgcggggaccaaaaattattagcagtgttctcactgcattatgtgatgtcacggtttgtgggtatgtggacccaccaggccgcaccgccatagcagcgaggcagctggccaaacaacagggaaccccagaaatacaaagtcccgcacaagggtaccaggatagtccagacagtggccgcagctctggcacggatggaggtaggtaacacaggacgtggcggatgacacaggtgcagtagacacgactccaactagtaggcacaggaacaagaacacagtacgggatacaggaacgggtaacagggcacgggtaacaactggaacgggaaacagtaagggaccatttgaaagacagacttggggtatactaacaatgctcaggcaaggatcagatgggttgggcccttcttatagtccaggaaatcatgtgtgttgatgatggtgatttcctacatgtgcgtgcgctggccctttaagagcgggcacgagcgtgcgcgcgcaccctacgggacagagcagatcgtaccagaagtgagtgctggcgtctcctgggaaggagatgggaaccagcgctcacagatccatggctgcgggcgtcaggtgagtggacccgatggccctggacgctacagtatccccctcttacgccacctcttcttgggactagagctagagaggaacttcttaacaagagcagaggcatcaaggttctcctccggctcccaggacctctcctcaggaccaaaccctctccagtccaccaaatagaaagtccttcctcctaccctcttgcagtccaggatctccctaacctcgaacacatcagaagaactgctgggagcagttgtggaacaggaagtcttgctgtagcagtacaggaccactggtttcaggagggacacatgaaaggagttggggattctgagggtaggaggcagccgcagtttataggagacagggttaatctgttgccgaatctcaaaaggaccgagaaacctgggagcaaacttgtatgaaggcaccctcaaacgaatgttccatgaggacagccagactttggtacctggaagatactgcggcggctctcttcttgtatccgcttttcgcttcatgcccgggtctgttgccagatttacaggaagtccccaaatgcagagtcagcagcgggtacctgagaagtagtagacactggaagagggactctaggatgttgaccgtatacaatgtaaaacggagtggaagtggtggactcgcttgtgtggttgttgtacgagaactcggcccatggaagaagctgtacccagttatcatgctgtaaggaaatgaagtgacggagataattctccatgatctggttgatcctctcgacttgcccattggactgggggtgatagactgtggaaaagtccaatatcacatccaggagtttacagagagccctccagaacctcgaggtgaattGAAACCCCCGattggacacaatgtgaagggcaagccatgcaagcggtagatgtgctggatgaagagattcgccattcggggaacagaaggtaggccggtcagtgggataaaatgtgccatcttcgagaaccggtccaccaccacccagacagtgttgcatcctgctgagggaggaaggtcagtgacaaagtccatcacaatgtgctgcaaggtggcattgggtataggcacaggttgatggaggccggcaggcttggagttagtaaccttgttagaagcacacaccgtgcaagaagagacaaagtccaccacatccttgggcagcgtgggccaccaaaagtgacgagcaatcaggtctcgggttttacgaacaccagggtgcccagccagtttagaactgtgtccccatcggagaattcttctcctgcctgctaatcgaacaaaagtcctccccggagggatgtctctatcctgcaaaggattggcagtgataatgcaggacgggtctatgatagtttgaagagactccaccgtgtcatccgtttcaaatgacctggacagggcatcggccctcacattcttgtcagcgggacggtagtggagcacaaattgtaaacgggtgaagaacagcggccacctgttttgacagggatttagtcgttgagcggactgaaggtaggtgaggttcatgtggtcggtgtagattaggatggggtgagctgcgccctccagcagatgtctccacttctccagagccaatttgatggccagtagctcctgatcccaAACAGAGTaagtgcgctctgcagaagaaaaaagtctcgagtagtagccacatgctactgcctttcctttggggctcctctggaacagaagtgcgcctgcaccaacataagaggcatccacctccaaagaaaactgtatatatacgtcaggatgatagaggatcgaggcagaagtaaaggtttttttgagactaaaaaatgtggactctgcctctggggtccacaccttggcgttcacactgttcttggtaagggtggaaataggagatgtcagtgatgagacgtttgggataaactgccggtagaaattggcaaatcccaggaaatgctgtatggacttcagaccttgaggacgtggccactccaggacagctctcactttctcaggatccatcttgagaccttgatccgatatgatgtagcccaggaagtgcagagaactcctctcaaagacgcacttctccagcttggcgtataaatgattctcccttaatcgtagtagaacttgacggacatgcctccgatgagtcatcggatctggggagaaaatcaaaatatcatcgagataaacaacaacacagatacagaggagatctcggaagatatcattaacgagttcctgaaacactgcaggagcgttacacagtccgaagggcatcactacgtattcgtagtgcccgtcacgggtgttaaatgctgtcttccattcgtcaccctggcggaccggaggggaagtgagatggggaccagcgctcacagatccatggctgtgggcatcaggaggtgagtggaaccgacggcccgcggccatagattctgcatgtgagtaaactcgctaatatacattcccgtcccccttggtgctgtttctgagattttcatagatttttataacgctgatgaggaaccggaagtctagttgtacagtcttctttggtgacgacacgactcttcgtcatgtgatcggccccgctgtactctatgtactcgctgtactactgctcgtgcagtatacggagcacagcgccgctctctgagaggttcctctgagaggttcctgttgtttctcctttgctttatccaatgctaaaaactaataatgattttttttttttttttaaatgcaagcccctcagttggagtcactgggacccaacattagaatttcatctgatttgacagattatggcacaattttctatggggaacttatggtggttattttgatattcccatactgttttttgacacagaccacctacctaaacattgctacagacaaatccacctcttcatggtaaaggtattttataatgccagtgctgtcttacatcaggataatgcccccgccacactgcaaaaatcgttcaggactgatgtgaggaacatgacaaagagttcaaggtgttgacctggcctccatattcttaattcaatcgatcatctgtgagatgtgctggaaaacaaatccaatccatggagacccctactcacaatttacaggacttaaccccttaatgacgaagcctaggttgggccttaaggctcagagcccatttgtctaaactgacattatctaaggggagacatttcctcaacctattgcaggaaaattttatgggccagtttgtggaagacccaactagaggtgaagctctgttggatctggtcatttctaataatgcagatcttgttgggaatgtcaatgttcgtgaaaacctcggtaacagtgatcacaatatagttacattttacctatactgtaaaaaacaaacacaggctgggagggcaaaaacatttaattttaagaaaaccaatttccccaggatgaaggcggcaattcaggatatagactgggaagaactaatgtcacataatgggacaaatgataaatgggagattttcaaatctactttgggttattatagtgcaaaatgtattcctataggtaacaagtataaacgactaaaattaaatcccacatggcttacaccttctgtgaaaggggcaatacatgacaaaaaaagggcatttaaaaaatacaaatctgagggtacatctgaagcctttgtaaaatataaagagcttaataaaatctgtaataatgtaataccggtaaaattagcaaaaaatacaaaatgaaaggcaggtggccaaggatagtaaaacaaatcccaaaaaattctttaagtatataaatgctaaaaagccaaggtctgaacatgtaggacccctagatagtggtaatggggagttgatcacagggggtcaagagaaggcagagttactaaatgggttctttagctctgtatatacaacagaagaaagagcagctgatgtagccggtgccagtgctgttaatatatcagttgatatattgattggatgaatgtagatatggtccaagctaaataaaataaaataaatgtgcacaaggccccgggaccagatgggatacacgctagaattcttaaagagcttagttcagttatttctgtcccccttttcataatattcagagaatctctagtgactggaatagtgccaagggactggcgcagggcaaatgtggtgcctattttcaaaaagggctctaggtcttccccgggtaattatagaccagtaagcttaacatccatcgtggggaaaatgtttgaggggctattgagggactatatacaggattatgtgacaataaatagcattataagtgacagccagcacggttttactaaggacagaagttgtcaaactaacctaatctgtttttatgaagaggtgagcagaagcctagacacagcggccgctgtggatttagtgtttttggactttgcaaaggcatttgacactgtcccccatagatgcctaatgggtaaattaaggactataggtttagaaaatatagtttgtaattggattgagaatggctcaaggaccgtatccagagagttgtggtcaatgattcctactctgaatggtccccggttataagtggtgcaccccagggttcagtgctgggaccactattattcaacttatttattaatgatatagagcaggggtctcaagcacgcggcccgcgggccgcatgcggcccctggggctgtcatctgcggcccacgggacacagagccgcttgtattggctctgctccgagactctggaattccctgacatcgctgtccacatatgaacagcgatgtctggggcttccccaaagccggagtcccgagcagagcgctggtgtcggctctgctccgggactctttggaattccctgacatcgctgcccatatatggacagtgtgtcagggtcttgcccagagcggagcagagcgctggtgtcggctctgctcctggactctgtggaattccctgacatcgctgtccacatataaacagcgatgtctggggcttccccagagccggagtcccgagcagagcgctggtgtcggctctgctccgggactctgtggaattccctgacatcgctgcccatatatggacagtgtgtcagggtcttgcccagagcggagcagagcgctggtgtcggctctgctcctggactctgtggaattccctgacatcgctgtccacatatgaacagcgatgtctggggcttccccagagccggagtcccgagcagagcgctggtgtcggctctgctccgggactctgtggaattccctgacatcgctgcccatatatggacagtgtgtcagggtcttccccagagcggagtcccgggcagagcgctattatcggctctgctccgggactctggggaagcctctgacatcgctgtccatacatcgacaatgatgtcaggggcttccccagagcaggagtcccagtgatgtcaggagcacagctggagtcccaggaagagcctactagcgctctgcctgggactccagctctgggcaagcccctgacatcactggggcagcctctacagagggcactggggcagcctctacagaggggactggggcagcctctacagagggcactggggcagcctcttcagagggcactggggcagcctctacagagggcactggggcagcctctacagagggcactggggcagcctctacagagggcactatggcagcctctacagacggcactgtggcagcctctacagagggcactgtggcagcctctacagagggcactgtggcagcctctacagagggcactgtggcagcctctacagagggcactgtggcagcctctacagagggcactgtggcgttatctacaagtgggtgtgtgtgacagtatctgaagaggacactggcattatctaggggtgtgttgcattatctacagagggcactgtggccttatctacagagggcactgtggccttatctacagagggcactgtggccttatctacagagggcactgtggccttatctacagagggcactgtggccttatctacagagggcactgtggccttatctacagagggcactgtggccttatctacagagggcactgtggccttatctacagagggcactgtggccttatctacagagggcactgtggccttatctacagagggcactgtggccttatccacagagggcactgcggcagcatccacagagggcactgcggcagcatccacagagggcactgcggcactatctaaaaaggggctgcccaatcttgacatgtgtgctaactgagccgccggactgcatttagggacacttaaactggaaagctggattgttgaaataagcacgtggagaaatatctaaaattttaaacctagcgctattattatagtaatgtagtgttattattctagtaatatagtgttatagtagttcaaataactaattgattaacaataattttgtattgtatcaaatttgaaagtaatgcggccagtcaacttcccattttttctatatgcggcccacttacccagccgagtttgagacccctgatatagaggatgggattaatagcactatttctatttttgccgatgacaccaagctatgtaatatagttcagtctatggaagatgttcatgaattgcaagcggatttaaacaaactaagtgtgtgggcatccacttggcagatgaagtttaatgtagataaatgtaaagttatgcatctgggtaccaacaacctgcatgcatcatatgtcctagagggagctacactgggggagtcacttgttgagaaggatctgggtgtacttgtaaatcataaactaaataacagcatgcagtgtcaatcagctgcttcaaaggccagcaggatattgtcgtgtattaaaagaggcatggactcgcgggacaaggatgtaatattgccattttacaaagcattagtgaggcctcatctaaaatatgcagttcagttctgggctccagttcatagaaaggatgccctgcagttggaaaaaatacaaagaagagcaacgaagctaattaggggcctggagaatctaagttatgaggaaagaattaaacctatttagccttgaaaaaagacgactaaggggggacatgattaatttatataaatatattaatggcacatacaaaaaatatggtgaaatcctgttccatgtaaaaccccctcaaaaaacaagcgggcactccctccgtctggagaaaaaaaggttcaacctgcagaggcgacaagccttctttactgtgagaactgtgaatctatggaatagcctaccgcaggagctggtcactgcagggacagtagatggctttcaaaaagggttagataatttcctagaacaaaaaagtattagctcctatgtgtagaaattttttccttcccttttcccgtcccttgattgaacttgatggacatgtgtcttttttcagccgtactaactatgtaactaggacatgtgtcactttatgtggtaataactttggaatgcctttatttatccaagtgattctgagactgttttctggtgacacattgaactttatgttagtggtaaaatttggttgatacattcagtgaaaaacagaaaaaattacagaaaatgtggtgtaaggcagatggttataccacacaaaatagttattaattaacaatttatttttttaaataaaggacttaatattgaaaaaaggttttttatacaagtgttttttttttgtctcactaggtgacttgaagtcaggaatccctgatcgctattctaatacactgcactacatgcgtagtgcagtgtaaaagtgctgtcagttactcactgacagcaaacctaaggcaggacaaactaggcttccgtagatgacaaacccggaggccattgttaggcctcctgttgccataacatgatggaatagaacgtcaaggagcaggaaggggttaaaggatctgctaacgtcttggtgccagataccacaggacacttttagagatcttctgaaatccatgtcccaacgggtcagagctattatggcagcacgaggaggactacacaaggcaggtggttttaatgttatgtctggatggtgtatatgttagtaattcatttctattcatttgtacattgatggaaattagggtatgttcacacgcaaactcaaaaatatctgaaaatacagagctgttttcaaggttttcagcgttttttatggccgtttttggagctgttttcaatattgtctaggaaaaacggctccaaaagcggcccaagaagtgacttgcacttcttttgtgaacataccctaaaaaaagagtaatttttctgtgctttttatgtttacaatatatatcaatcaccctaaatattgtaatcttggggcctacattgctcctatgtaaacatgggaacgccaccattctcaccagttttaaggagtaatgtaagtcttaggccaaaatgtagtagtagtcgaaacgccaatccaaccgagatggaatatgaaatatccaagatagaagggagtcccaggcataaaataagataagataactttattaatccccgaagggaaattccagtatcacataaatggattctgggaaacggcatcagggatcttttattattaggtctctgtgcagattgagattctggcgtccaaggtgaagatgatgaagaagactaggtggtactgtagacaaaacaaaaataatcagaccagacgataatcactcagcaatatactggtgccgaagctccagccatgatttcacaaaaatactatagatgtcagtgatcatacctgtactgctggtgtttcttctgcaccacagctgttggtacttatctcctcctctttctttgaaaggcatggacgcggcacaagggacagcgtggatttgtcgggatccaatgtgcaatacaaggcagatggaatatgtgagaacatggcagaacggtgacttgctctccaatctcatagtcctctaggcatatagtgcaggactggatgtcttcgttttcagtaaaggttcgagatgggagtctatcaatctgcctgcctctcctgcctcgccgacgttgtcttctctgcacaggtctgctgtctgtggtctctgttgtcgactgttggttgggaagcagctgactggtgcttggtgttggctccaccagcctgttagatgtttgctgaggagatctgcttccttctctggacggctgcaggtttggtagcggctcactggtgctggggtcttgtgttggttcctccagcctttcggatctctcctgagtagttgatggagtagacccaggctgggattctccaggaattctgagctcggtctcactattaatacgacggccaattgtcgtttcagactgttctattggctcaggtcgtaatggggaccggcttctgtccgctccgtcttgctgcaacctacggcgcggtggaacttgaccacgtcttcgtctcctgtctgggacattgtcatggtcttcatcctgttccacactctgacgccttctat
This Rhinoderma darwinii isolate aRhiDar2 chromosome 12 unlocalized genomic scaffold, aRhiDar2.hap1 SUPER_12_unloc_13, whole genome shotgun sequence DNA region includes the following protein-coding sequences:
- the LOC142698127 gene encoding uncharacterized protein LOC142698127, giving the protein MSYRELLQLAIDESSRINQGIADGRLRSGHRRRQSVEQDEDHDNVPDRRRRRGQVPPRRRLQQDGADRSRSPLRPEPIEQSETTIGRRINSETELRIPGESQPGSTPSTTQERSERLEEPTQDPSTSEPLPNLQPSREGSRSPQQTSNRLVEPTPSTSQLLPNQQSTTETTDSRPVQRRQRRRGRRGRQIDRLPSRTFTENEDIQSCTICLEDYEIGEQVTVLPCSHIFHLPCIAHWIPTNPRCPLCRVHAFQRKRRR